In Candidatus Binataceae bacterium, a single genomic region encodes these proteins:
- the dut gene encoding dUTP diphosphatase, translated as MRGLRPRAGADNSEAETMNPVVKVRRVRASSMALPRYQSAQAAGIDLVADIEVSLEIVPMARAAVTTGIAVEIPSGFEGQVRPRSGRALQEGLALINSPGTIDADYRGEIKVLLVNLGEAPITIKPGDRIAQLVIAPVARAELVEVDELESSSRGGGGFGHTGR; from the coding sequence GTGCGCGGTTTGCGCCCACGCGCCGGCGCGGATAACTCTGAAGCCGAGACGATGAACCCGGTGGTCAAGGTCAGGCGCGTGAGAGCCTCTTCGATGGCGCTGCCGCGCTATCAGAGCGCGCAGGCGGCAGGGATCGATCTCGTCGCGGATATTGAAGTGTCGCTTGAGATTGTGCCGATGGCCCGTGCTGCGGTAACGACCGGAATAGCGGTGGAAATCCCTTCGGGTTTCGAGGGGCAGGTGCGTCCGCGAAGCGGACGGGCGCTCCAGGAGGGGCTAGCGCTTATCAATTCGCCCGGCACGATCGACGCGGACTATCGCGGTGAAATTAAAGTATTGCTTGTAAATCTGGGCGAAGCGCCGATCACGATCAAGCCGGGCGACCGTATCGCTCAGCTCGTGATAGCGCCCGTCGCGCGCGCCGAGCTGGTCGAAGTCGACGAGCTCGAATCAAGTTCGCGCGGCGGCGGCGGCTTCGGGCATACTGGAAGATAG
- a CDS encoding glycosyltransferase family 39 protein gives MPSSLDHRQRSLLGLTAFDRSVAAMVLVIKVIVLLFGALAFQVYNGERVRTLTQLLAIWNRWDGGQYQMIAQKGYTAVGDQRLALAFFPLYPWLTRMTAVIVHDMMLSAFLVSTIASVALGVAMARLFAIDYSRHLARRAVWFMFIFPTSYFLHIGYSESLFLALVATSFLAARRERWMAAGILGALAVLTHDNGILLVPALGADAAWELWKTRRFNRRWLWIAVVPLGLAVYMLVNYEVTGDPLAFLLMEREHWSNTLTAPWRGIAVSLGVASYQDASQAAMVGTQVVFFLAISLAGTIAAAFLLRPAYAVWMALNWLLFASQSWDISAPRLVLAMLPLFILFAQLARRRLWDAAITVWSLLWLGLFVSEFVCNRWAY, from the coding sequence ATGCCATCGTCGCTCGACCATCGCCAACGTTCGCTGCTCGGTCTGACCGCGTTCGATCGGTCGGTGGCCGCGATGGTCCTCGTCATCAAGGTGATCGTGCTTCTCTTCGGCGCGCTTGCTTTCCAGGTATATAACGGCGAACGGGTGCGTACGCTCACCCAACTGCTTGCGATCTGGAACCGATGGGACGGCGGGCAGTACCAGATGATCGCGCAAAAGGGCTACACCGCCGTGGGCGACCAACGCCTGGCGCTCGCATTTTTCCCGCTCTACCCGTGGCTGACCCGGATGACCGCCGTCATCGTGCACGACATGATGCTGAGCGCGTTTCTCGTCTCCACGATAGCATCCGTCGCCCTGGGCGTGGCGATGGCGCGGCTTTTCGCGATCGATTACTCGCGGCATCTGGCGCGCCGCGCGGTATGGTTCATGTTCATATTTCCGACCTCATATTTTCTCCACATCGGCTATTCCGAAAGCCTGTTCCTGGCGCTGGTCGCGACTTCTTTTTTGGCCGCGCGGCGCGAACGATGGATGGCCGCCGGCATACTCGGCGCGCTGGCCGTCCTCACGCACGACAACGGCATCCTGCTGGTCCCAGCGCTCGGCGCCGATGCGGCGTGGGAACTTTGGAAGACGCGCCGCTTCAACCGGCGATGGCTCTGGATCGCTGTCGTGCCGCTCGGGCTTGCCGTCTACATGCTGGTCAACTACGAGGTCACGGGCGACCCGCTGGCATTCCTCCTCATGGAACGCGAGCACTGGTCCAACACGCTCACCGCGCCGTGGCGCGGTATAGCCGTCAGCCTCGGCGTCGCCAGCTACCAGGATGCGTCGCAGGCCGCGATGGTCGGGACGCAGGTCGTCTTTTTTCTCGCGATTAGCCTCGCGGGGACAATTGCCGCCGCATTTCTCCTCCGCCCCGCGTACGCGGTGTGGATGGCCCTCAACTGGCTGCTGTTCGCGAGCCAATCATGGGATATCAGCGCGCCGCGTCTTGTGCTGGCGATGCTTCCGCTGTTCATCCTGTTCGCGCAGTTGGCGCGCCGCCGGCTCTGGGACGCGGCGATCACGGTTTGGTCGCTCTTGTGGCTCGGGCTTTTCGTTAGCGAATTCGTCTGCAATCGTTGGGCATATTGA
- the purB gene encoding adenylosuccinate lyase → MPASTSGAASTAELDTSELDTSLMAVTPIDGRYRSRTRKLAGYFSEFALIRYRVRVEIEWLIALAENPAIGEFSLGAGAVPKLRALYADFTLDDARRVKELERTTNHDVKAIEYFLAEMIATAGLRVPSGMVHFACTSEDISNLAYALILKEFCEREFAPALDGIITTLGAMARRWRTVAMIARTHGQAATPTTMGKELAVFAVRLERQRRALGQQEYLGKFNGAVGNFNAHQAAVPEADWIETSRRFVESMGLVWNPLTTQIESHDFIAELFDLVARIDTILLGFARDMWGYIALGYFGQRTVKGEVGSSVMPHKVNPIDFENCEGNLGVATALFQHLAVKLPVSRWQRDLSDSTAMRAMGAAFGHLMVALDALSRGLGRVELNPARIAAEVEAEGAWEVLAEAVQTVMRRQGLEDPYERLKELTRGRAIDRQAMRGFIAGLKLPAEVKARLEKLEPRGYVGLAAELVERFAPGKSGN, encoded by the coding sequence ATGCCGGCATCCACCTCCGGAGCTGCCAGCACGGCCGAGCTCGATACCTCCGAGCTCGATACCTCGTTGATGGCCGTTACGCCGATCGACGGCCGCTACCGCTCGCGCACGCGAAAGCTCGCCGGTTACTTCAGCGAGTTCGCGCTGATCCGCTATCGCGTGCGGGTCGAAATCGAATGGCTCATCGCACTGGCGGAAAATCCCGCAATCGGGGAGTTCTCGCTCGGCGCCGGCGCGGTTCCGAAGCTGCGCGCGCTCTACGCGGACTTCACGCTCGACGACGCCCGGCGGGTCAAGGAGCTCGAGCGCACGACCAATCACGACGTCAAGGCGATCGAGTATTTTCTTGCGGAAATGATCGCGACTGCTGGCCTGCGCGTGCCGTCCGGGATGGTCCATTTCGCCTGCACCTCGGAGGACATCAGCAACCTCGCTTACGCCCTCATCCTCAAGGAGTTCTGCGAACGCGAGTTCGCGCCTGCGCTGGACGGAATCATCACCACGCTGGGCGCGATGGCGCGGCGATGGCGCACGGTCGCGATGATCGCGCGCACGCACGGCCAGGCCGCGACGCCGACCACCATGGGCAAGGAGCTGGCGGTCTTCGCGGTGCGGCTCGAACGCCAGCGCCGCGCGCTCGGCCAGCAGGAGTATCTCGGCAAGTTCAACGGCGCGGTCGGCAACTTCAACGCCCATCAGGCCGCCGTGCCCGAGGCGGACTGGATCGAGACATCGCGCCGTTTCGTCGAATCGATGGGCCTCGTGTGGAATCCGCTCACGACCCAAATCGAAAGCCACGACTTTATCGCCGAGCTGTTCGACCTGGTGGCGCGCATCGACACCATCCTGCTCGGGTTCGCCCGCGACATGTGGGGATATATCGCGCTCGGCTATTTCGGCCAGCGCACGGTCAAGGGCGAGGTCGGCTCCTCGGTGATGCCGCACAAGGTCAATCCGATCGACTTCGAGAATTGCGAGGGCAACCTGGGCGTCGCAACGGCGCTGTTTCAGCATCTGGCGGTCAAGCTCCCGGTTTCGCGATGGCAGCGCGATCTGAGCGACAGCACGGCCATGCGCGCGATGGGCGCCGCGTTCGGCCATCTGATGGTCGCGCTCGACGCGCTTTCGCGCGGCCTCGGCCGCGTCGAGCTGAATCCCGCGCGGATCGCCGCGGAGGTCGAGGCCGAAGGCGCGTGGGAGGTGCTGGCCGAGGCGGTGCAGACGGTGATGCGGCGGCAGGGGCTGGAAGATCCCTATGAGCGGCTGAAGGAGCTGACCCGCGGGCGCGCAATCGACCGTCAGGCGATGCGCGGGTTTATCGCGGGGCTCAAGCTGCCGGCCGAGGTCAAAGCCCGGCTTGAGAAGCTGGAGCCGCGTGGTTACGTTGGACTTGCCGCCGAACTGGTTGAGCGCTTTGCGCCCGGCAAATCCGGAAATTAG